The Bradyrhizobium ottawaense genome window below encodes:
- the htpG gene encoding molecular chaperone HtpG translates to MTTSDTAVHTQPFQAEVSELLHLMVHSVYSETDIFLRELVSNASDACDKLRYEAIASPSLLGEGDALKIRIIPNKAAGTLTIADNGIGMERQELIDHLGTIARSGTKAFVSKLKEAKDGLGLIGQFGVGFYSAFMVADKIVVVSRRAGESDVWTWTSSGGSGFEIARAGDEEAARVTRGTEIVLHLKDDAKKYLESFEIERIVGAYSDNILFPIELVPEEGEPRQINSASALWQRSKSELTADDYKKAYQQIASAFDDPAMTLHYRAEGRYSYAVLLFAPSTKPFDLFEPNRKGRVKLYVRRVFITDDADLLPGYLRFIRGVVDSEDLPLNISREMLQNNPQLAQIRKAVATRVVSELESLAEKDPENFARIWDAFGAVLKEGIYEDFERREKLLALSRFTTTSGEKRSLKQVIADFKPNQTEIYYLVGDSIERLKSNPRLEAATARGIEVLLLSDPVDAFWTSMPSEFEGKPLKSLSQGDLNLDLIPRVDDKDEAKKDEPEADEAATIAVIKAALGERVSDVKASTRLTSSASCLVADSQGPSRELERILSQQNRGMKTKPILEINLRHPMVGAIAKAQAGSKAVDDLSLLLLEQAQILDGELPEDPAAFAARLNRLVLQGLGA, encoded by the coding sequence ATGACGACGTCAGACACGGCTGTGCATACGCAGCCCTTCCAGGCCGAGGTTTCCGAGCTTCTGCACCTGATGGTGCACTCCGTCTATTCCGAGACCGATATCTTTCTGCGCGAGCTCGTCTCCAATGCCTCGGACGCTTGCGACAAGCTGCGCTATGAGGCGATCGCAAGTCCTTCGCTGCTCGGCGAGGGCGACGCGCTCAAGATCCGCATCATCCCGAACAAGGCGGCCGGGACGCTCACGATCGCCGACAACGGCATCGGCATGGAGCGGCAGGAGCTGATCGACCATCTCGGCACCATCGCCCGCTCCGGCACCAAGGCGTTCGTGTCGAAGCTGAAGGAGGCCAAGGACGGCCTCGGCCTGATTGGCCAGTTCGGCGTCGGCTTCTATTCCGCCTTCATGGTCGCCGACAAGATCGTCGTGGTCAGCCGCCGCGCCGGCGAGAGCGACGTCTGGACCTGGACGTCCTCCGGCGGCTCCGGTTTCGAGATCGCCCGTGCCGGCGACGAGGAGGCCGCCCGCGTGACGCGCGGCACCGAGATCGTCCTGCACCTGAAGGACGACGCCAAGAAATATCTCGAGAGCTTTGAGATCGAGCGCATCGTCGGTGCCTATTCCGACAACATCCTGTTCCCGATCGAGCTGGTGCCGGAAGAGGGCGAGCCGCGCCAGATCAATTCGGCCAGCGCGCTGTGGCAACGCTCGAAATCCGAGCTGACCGCCGACGACTACAAGAAGGCCTATCAGCAGATCGCCTCGGCTTTCGACGATCCCGCGATGACGCTGCATTACCGCGCCGAGGGCCGCTACTCCTACGCCGTGCTGCTGTTCGCGCCCTCGACCAAGCCGTTCGATTTGTTCGAGCCGAACCGCAAGGGCCGGGTGAAGCTCTACGTCCGCCGTGTCTTCATCACCGACGATGCCGATCTGTTGCCGGGCTATCTGCGCTTCATCCGCGGTGTCGTCGACAGCGAGGATCTCCCGCTCAACATCTCCCGCGAGATGCTGCAGAACAATCCACAGCTGGCGCAGATCCGGAAAGCGGTGGCGACCCGGGTCGTGTCGGAGCTCGAAAGCCTCGCCGAGAAGGATCCGGAGAACTTTGCCAGGATCTGGGACGCCTTCGGTGCGGTGCTCAAGGAAGGCATTTACGAGGATTTCGAGCGGCGCGAAAAGCTGCTGGCACTGTCGCGCTTCACCACGACGTCGGGCGAGAAGCGGTCGCTGAAGCAGGTCATCGCCGATTTCAAGCCGAACCAGACCGAAATCTATTATCTCGTCGGCGACAGCATCGAGCGACTGAAATCCAATCCGCGGCTGGAGGCTGCGACCGCGCGCGGCATCGAGGTGCTGCTGCTGTCCGATCCCGTCGATGCGTTCTGGACCTCGATGCCGTCGGAGTTCGAGGGCAAGCCGCTCAAGTCACTGAGCCAGGGCGATCTCAATCTCGACCTGATTCCGCGCGTCGATGACAAGGACGAGGCAAAGAAGGACGAGCCCGAGGCGGATGAAGCCGCCACCATCGCCGTGATCAAGGCCGCGCTCGGCGAGCGTGTCAGCGACGTCAAGGCCTCGACGCGCCTCACCAGCTCGGCCTCCTGCCTCGTCGCCGACAGCCAGGGCCCGAGCCGCGAGCTCGAGCGCATCCTGTCGCAGCAAAACCGCGGCATGAAGACCAAGCCGATCCTGGAGATCAATCTGCGCCATCCGATGGTGGGCGCGATCGCCAAGGCGCAAGCCGGCTCGAAGGCGGTCGACGATCTCAGCCTGCTCCTGCTCGAGCAGGCGCAGATCCTGGACGGTGAACTGCCGGAGGATCCCGCCGCGTTTGCGGCGAGGCTGAACCGGCTGGTGCTGCAGGGGCTCGGCGCCTAG
- a CDS encoding DUF3551 domain-containing protein yields the protein MRLSILTLTAIATLFVAADASAQTYDPRYPVCMHVYTPGGGFGGGGGDYFDCSFTSLPQCRATASGRSASCDVNPYYAFDQPPPRRRHKKQQ from the coding sequence ATGCGCCTGTCGATTCTGACCCTCACCGCGATTGCCACGCTGTTCGTCGCGGCGGATGCCAGCGCCCAGACCTATGATCCGCGCTACCCGGTGTGCATGCACGTTTACACGCCCGGCGGCGGCTTCGGCGGTGGCGGCGGCGATTATTTCGACTGCTCTTTCACCTCGCTGCCGCAGTGCCGCGCGACCGCGTCGGGCCGCTCGGCCAGCTGCGACGTCAATCCCTACTACGCCTTCGACCAGCCGCCGCCGCGCCGGCGTCACAAGAAACAGCAATAG